In Sphingomonas sp. SUN019, the genomic window CGATCAGGTCGACGCGGTGCGGGCCGATGAGCGTGCGGCCCGCCGCGGCGTCGCGTATGCGGCCTTCGCGCAGGGAGTGGAGCAGCGCGTCGGCGTCGCCCGACCAGCCGTCCAGCGTCAGCCCCGCGCGCGGGAAATCGCTCGGCGGTTGCGATGCGAGGCGTTCGGACAGCGCGGAAACGGTATCGCGCCGCGCGGCGTCGACGGTCGCGCCGTGCTGCGCCATCTGCACCTCCAGCGCGGCCAGCCAGTCGCGGTCGGGTAGATCGTCGGCGAGCAATTTGTTGCGCGCGCGCATCGCGGCGTCGTAGCGCGTCGTCTCGCCCGCGTGGGCGGGCGACAGCGCCAGCGTCAGGCGATCGAGGAAACGGCGGCGTTCGCTGGCGGGTTCGACGAACAGGCGGTCCATCGCGGGGGTGAGCCACAATATGCTCAGCCATTCGGCGAGCGCGTTGGCGGTGGTGGTCGCGCCGTTGACGCGGACGACGCGGCGTTCGGGGGCGGCGGCGAGCGTGCCGGTGGCGATCTCGACCGCTTCTGCGCCCAGCGTCGCGGCGATGCCGAAGCCGCCGGGGCCGTCGGCGCGCGCGACCTCCGACAGGCTGGCGCGGCGCAGACCGCGGCCGGGGGCGAGCAGTGAGACTGCTTCGAGGATGTTGGTCTTGCCCGCACCATTGGGGCCGGTCAGCACGACGAAGCCTGCGCCGGGCGTCAGCGCCAGGTCGGTGTGGTTGCGGAGGTTGGTGAGGACCAGGCGGGCGAGCATCGGGGTGGGCTTAGCCAGGTGCGCGCATAGTTGACACCACCCCGGCGAAGGCCGGTGTCCAGTTGCTACGAATTATGTTGGCTAGGTGTGCCCGCTCCACAGCAATCGGTGGGACTGGGCCCCGGCTTTCGCCGGGGTGGTGCTTGTGGGATCAGGCCGCCGCCGTCGCGCGGCGTTCGCTCAGGTACGACGCCAGCTCGGCGCCCAGTTCGCGCTGCGCGCGCTTGTACGCCGCCGGTTCGCGGATGCCGAGCCGGGCGCGGGCAGCGTCGATCGGTTCGTGAAGCAGCGTCAGATAGTCTTCACCCGAAATCCATTTTGCGGCGCGGCCGTGGCGGTATCCTTCCCAGACCGCCTTCGCAAACAAGGTGCTCTTCGTGACGCGCAGGCTCTTCAGCGCCGCCGCCCCGCCTATGAACGCCCAGCCGAGTCCGCCGACCTGCGCATAGCTGAACGCGACGAGGCACGCTTCGCCGAGGCTTTCATCGGCCTTGTAGCCGGTCAGGACGTGCCAGATGTCGTGCGTGTCGCGGACGCGGCGGCCGAACCAAGCGTAAGGATGCGCCATGTCGGTTTCGTCGGGCTGGAGCTTGCTGACCTCGACCAAGCCGTCGGCCGAATAGCCGGTCGATTCGAGGAAGTCGCGGTACGCCGCGCCGACGGTGCCGGGGGCAAAGCTGGCGACGAAATCGCGTTCGGAGAAGCGGCGGGCGAGTTCGACCCGGTCATACGCGATGCGGCCACCCTCGGTGGTGGCGATCAGCTGCGCGTAGCTTTTCGGCGTGCTGCCGACGTTCAGCGACCGCATGATGCGAAACACTTGCGTCGTGTCGTCGCCGTTGTTCATCAGCTTCTTGATCGCGTCGAACGCGGTTCGCCAGTCGCGGCGGCCGGTCGTGCCGGGGAAGGGGGGTAGCGTGGCCATGAGCGGACTCCTACTGACAGGAGTGTTAATAGGTGATTGCTGACAGGTTTGTCAATAGGTGTTTGGCACCGCTCCCCTGAAGGGAGAGGGGCTTACCAAGGCTACAGCCGCACCATCGACATCATTCGCTCACCATAACGCGGCCCGGCGGTGCCGCCGCGCGGGGCAGCGGCGTCCAGTTTGGTCAGGTCGTCGGCAGTCAGCACCACGTCCGCGGCCTTCATCGAATTCTCCAGCGTGACGCGGCGCTTGGAGCCGGGGATGGGGACGATGTCGTCGCCTTGCGCCAGCAACCACGCGAGTGCGATCTGCGCCGGGCTGACGTGGTGCGCATCGGCGACGCCCTTCACGACCGCGACGATTTCCATGTTGGTCGCGAAATTCTCTTCCGAGTACCGCGGATCATTCAGCCGGTAATCACCTTCGGGCAAGTCCGACCGCTGCGTGATCTGCCCGGTCAGGAAGCCGCGCCCGAGCGGGCTGTAGGGGACGAAACCGATGTTGAGTTCGCGGCAAAGCGGCAGGATTTCTTCCTCCACGTCGCGTTCCCACAACGAATATTCGGATTGCAGCGCGGCGATCGGGTGCGTCGCGGCGGCGCGGCGGATCGTGTCGACACCGGCTTCGGACAGCCCGAGGTGGCGGACCTTTCCTTCGGCCACCAGCTCGCCCATCGCGCCGACCGTCTCCTCGATCGGGACGTTCGGATCGACGCGGTGCTGATAGAGCAGGTCAATCGTCTCGACGCCCAGTCGCTTGAGCGATCCCTCACATGCGCGGCGGATGTTGGCGGGGCTGGAGTCGGTGCCGATCACCCCGCGATCGCCGAAGCGGAAACCGAACTTGGTCGCGACCACGACGCCGTCGCGTTTGCCGCGGATCGCTTTGCCGACCAGTTCCTCGTTCACCAGCGGGCCGTACACTTCGGCGGTGTCGAAGAAGGTGACGCCCAGTTCGATCGCGCGGTGGATCGTCGCGATGCTCTCGCCTTCGTCGGCCTCGCCGTACATCCCCTTCGACACGCCAGCCATCGGCATACAGCCGAGGCCCAGCGCGGAAACCTCGAATTGGGGGCTGAGCGTGCGGTACTTCATAGCGACATCTCCTCGACGAGCGTGTCCGCCTCGTCCTCTGTTACGTGGTTCCAACGCGCGAGCGTCGCGGTGGTGGCAAGATCCGTCATGACATTGCCCAGCGTCCGGACGATATCGGGAATAGTCTCCACCGCGACGAGCAGCCCGAGCGGCGCGACGGGTGCGCCGATCGCCGCCGCGACGGGCGCAATCGCGCTGACGTAGCTGACCGTGCCGGGCAGGCTGACCGACCCCAGCGAGGTCAGCGTGGCGACCACGGTGCCGACCGCGAGCGTGGCGGGGCTGAGCG contains:
- the recF gene encoding DNA replication/repair protein RecF (All proteins in this family for which functions are known are DNA-binding proteins that assist the filamentation of RecA onto DNA for the initiation of recombination or recombinational repair.) — its product is MLARLVLTNLRNHTDLALTPGAGFVVLTGPNGAGKTNILEAVSLLAPGRGLRRASLSEVARADGPGGFGIAATLGAEAVEIATGTLAAAPERRVVRVNGATTTANALAEWLSILWLTPAMDRLFVEPASERRRFLDRLTLALSPAHAGETTRYDAAMRARNKLLADDLPDRDWLAALEVQMAQHGATVDAARRDTVSALSERLASQPPSDFPRAGLTLDGWSGDADALLHSLREGRIRDAAAGRTLIGPHRVDLIVTHLDKTSLAALASTGEQKALLLGIVLAHADLVGERRGNAPILLLDEVAAHLDPARRASLFERLARRGQIWMTGTEPALFDAIGADATRITLG
- a CDS encoding Coq4 family protein, with product MATLPPFPGTTGRRDWRTAFDAIKKLMNNGDDTTQVFRIMRSLNVGSTPKSYAQLIATTEGGRIAYDRVELARRFSERDFVASFAPGTVGAAYRDFLESTGYSADGLVEVSKLQPDETDMAHPYAWFGRRVRDTHDIWHVLTGYKADESLGEACLVAFSYAQVGGLGWAFIGGAAALKSLRVTKSTLFAKAVWEGYRHGRAAKWISGEDYLTLLHEPIDAARARLGIREPAAYKRAQRELGAELASYLSERRATAAA
- a CDS encoding aldo/keto reductase, coding for MKYRTLSPQFEVSALGLGCMPMAGVSKGMYGEADEGESIATIHRAIELGVTFFDTAEVYGPLVNEELVGKAIRGKRDGVVVATKFGFRFGDRGVIGTDSSPANIRRACEGSLKRLGVETIDLLYQHRVDPNVPIEETVGAMGELVAEGKVRHLGLSEAGVDTIRRAAATHPIAALQSEYSLWERDVEEEILPLCRELNIGFVPYSPLGRGFLTGQITQRSDLPEGDYRLNDPRYSEENFATNMEIVAVVKGVADAHHVSPAQIALAWLLAQGDDIVPIPGSKRRVTLENSMKAADVVLTADDLTKLDAAAPRGGTAGPRYGERMMSMVRL